The Tamandua tetradactyla isolate mTamTet1 chromosome 5, mTamTet1.pri, whole genome shotgun sequence genome window below encodes:
- the ZNF84 gene encoding zinc finger protein 84 isoform X3 — protein MLENYSSLVSLGFEVMKPDVIFKLEHGEEPWIGDGEIASSDISEKIWQVDAHMLWHKDNQGMLKNMKRSDECDAVGKKFNLSMNFVPLRKSSKEGGLDGIILKHHLDFVIPKADYGKPKPGDFNVFDKLFLHTKPEETDTWLRYYECDKYDKAIYKKSQIVIYHRTHLGEKLYECSECRKRFSKKSSLMKHQSRHIREIAFGCGKCGKTFPQKSQFITHHRTHTGEKPYDCSQCGKAFSQKSQLTSHKRTHTGEKPYECGECGKAFSRKSHLISHWRTHTGEKPYECNDCGRAFSEKSNLINHQRIHTGEKPFECRECGKAFSRKSQLITHHRTHTGTKPYGCSDCRKAFFEKSELSRHQTIHTGEKPYECSECGKAFRERSSLINHQRTHTGEKPHGCIQCGKAFSQKSHLISHYMTHTGEKPFVCGKCGKAFSRKSQLVRHQRTHTGEKPYECSECGKAFSEKLSLTNHQRIHTGEKPYVCTECGKAFCQKSHLISHQRTHTGEKPYECSDCGKAFGEKSSLATHQRTHTGEKPYECRDCEKAFSQKSQLNTHQRIHTGEKPFVCSLCRKAFFEKSELIRHQRTHTGEKPYECNECSKAFREKSSLINHHRIHTGEKPFECNECGKAFSRKSHLIPHQRTHTGEKPYGCSECKKAFSQKSQLVNHQRIHTGEKPFQCSQCGKAFSQKSQLINHHRTHTVMKS, from the coding sequence aaaaaatCTGGCAAGTAGATGCTCACATGTTGTGGCACAAGGATAATCAAGGCAtgcttaaaaatatgaaaagaagtgATGAATGTGATGCAGTTGGGAAAAAATTCAATCTGAGTATGAACTTTGTTCCTTTGAGGAAATCAAGCAAGGAAGGTGGCTTAGatggaataattttaaaacatcatttagaTTTTGTTATTCCAAAAGCAGATTATGGAAAACCAAAACCAGGTGACTTTAATGTATTTGATAAATTATTTCTGCATACCAAGCCTGAGGAAACTGATACTTGGTTAAGATACTATGAATGTGATAAATATGATAAAGCTATCTACAAGAAGTCACAAATTGTTATATATCACAGAACCCACTTAGGGGAGAAACTCTATGAATGCAGTGAATGTAGGAAGCGCTTCAGCAAGAAATCAAGTCTCATGAAACATCAGAGTAGACATATAAGAGAAATAGCCTTTGGGTGTGGTAAATGTGGCAAGACATTTCCCCAGAAGTCACAGTTTATTACACATCACAGaactcatacaggagagaaaccctatgactGTAGccaatgtgggaaagctttctcCCAAAAGTCACAGCTCACATCCCATAAGAGAAcacatacaggagagaaaccctatgaatgtggcgaatgtgggaaagccttttcCCGGAAATCACATCTGATATCACATTGGAGGACACACACAGGGGAAAAACCTTACGAATGCAATGACTGTGGGAGAGCCTTCAGTGAGAAGTCAAATCTTATTaatcatcagagaattcatacggGGGAGAAACCTTTTGAATGTAGGGAATGTGGAAAAGCTTTCAGCCGGAAGTCACAACTCATTACACATCATAGGACGCACACAGGAACAAAACCTTACGGATGTAGTGATTGTAGAAAAGCCTTCTTTGAGAAGTCAGAGCTCAGTAGACATCAAacaattcatactggagagaagccctatgaatgcagtgaatgtgggaaagcattTAGAGAGAGATCGAGTCTCATTAATCATCAAAGAACCCATACAGGGGAGAAGCCACATGGATGCAttcaatgtgggaaagccttttcGCAGAAGTCACATCTTATATCACATTATATGacacacacaggagagaaacctttTGTATGTGgtaaatgtgggaaagccttcagcagGAAATCCCAGCTTGTTAGGcatcagagaactcacactggagaaaaaccctatgaatgcaGCGAATGTGGTAAGGCTTTCAGTGAAAAATTAAGCCTAACTaatcatcagagaattcatacaggaGAAAAACCTTATGTATGcactgaatgtgggaaagccttttgtCAGAAATCGCATCTCATATCACATCAGAGgactcatacaggagagaaaccctatgaatgcagTGACTGTGGAAAAGCCTTTGGGGAGAAGTCAAGTCTTGCCACTCATCAAAGAACTCACACCggagaaaaaccctatgaatgcaGGGACTGTGAAAAAGCCTTCTCTCAGAAGTCTCAACTGAATACCCACCAGagaattcacacaggagagaaaccctttgTTTGTAGTCTTTGTAGGAAAGCTTTCTTTGAGAAATCAGAGCTAATTCGGCATCAGAGAACCCATAcaggagaaaaaccatatgaatgcaATGAGTGTAGTAAAGCCTTCAGGGAGAAATCAAGTCTCATTAATCATCACAGAATACATACAGGAGAAAAGCCCTTTGAGTGCAATGAATGTGGCAAAGCCTTCTCTCGGAAATCACATCTCATACCACATCAGAGGACACATACAGGTGAGAAGCCTTATGGATGCAGTGAATGTAAGAAGGCCTTTTCTCAGAAATCACAGCTTGTTaatcatcagagaattcatacaggagagaaacctttTCAGTGTAGtcagtgtgggaaagccttctccCAAAAGTCACAGCTCATTAATCATCATAGAACTCATACAGTAATGAAGTCCTAG